A stretch of Paludisphaera borealis DNA encodes these proteins:
- a CDS encoding DUF1573 domain-containing protein: protein MWRADTFENEARKKMKARSRHLVLWVISAAALLLTASTASKFLPASSSNKFSHDFGNILSSQVNQLSHNFTFTNQSSTPLSVVRFAKGCTCTDASISKRLIPPGETALVSMTTDVPTSHQHNERYCIVETDHPKYKNMVYRFLFTSLPPTSFEPNYLAIGDEDFAQGQEDFVVKNVRLLLCRKPVVAQS from the coding sequence ATGTGGCGTGCGGATACATTTGAAAACGAGGCACGAAAAAAGATGAAAGCCAGGTCGCGCCATCTTGTGCTTTGGGTAATTTCGGCTGCGGCCCTTCTTTTGACCGCTTCAACGGCGAGCAAATTCCTTCCTGCTTCGTCGTCAAACAAATTCAGCCATGACTTTGGGAATATCCTCAGTTCTCAAGTAAATCAACTTTCACACAATTTTACATTCACGAATCAATCGTCGACACCTCTGTCGGTGGTTCGGTTCGCCAAGGGTTGCACCTGCACGGACGCTTCGATCAGCAAAAGGTTGATCCCTCCAGGCGAGACGGCTCTGGTCTCCATGACGACGGACGTTCCCACGTCCCATCAGCACAACGAAAGGTATTGCATAGTCGAAACGGATCACCCAAAGTACAAGAACATGGTTTACCGGTTCTTATTTACAAGCTTGCCGCCTACTAGCTTTGAGCCCAATTACCTTGCAATCGGCGACGAAGATTTTGCTCAAGGCCAAGAAGATTTTGTTGTAAAAAACGTCAGGTTGTTGCTCTGTAGAAAACCCGTAGTCGCACAATCATGA
- a CDS encoding IS5 family transposase, with the protein MSKSPLRVFQVAYEAACRALPAHRHQFSPKKFTQPQLLACLVLKEFLRLDYRGLAAHLADHADLRDRIGLTVVPHFTTFQKAAQRLLASVPGRRMFDAVLDRARQDGTLKRRVPLAAVDGTGMESRHVSRYYAKRRSAGDSDPARTYAHYPKVVFVVDCKSHMILSAVPGRGPASDLVQFGRAWTQAVRRARIDTLLADADFDAERVHRAVRSHGVRTIIPPKRGRPTDKPPTGWWRRVMKQRFARLKRKYGQRWQVETVNSMLKRRLGSALRARKHPTQCREIVLRAITHNVMIVRLRVFYRATT; encoded by the coding sequence ATGAGCAAATCACCACTGCGGGTGTTCCAGGTCGCCTACGAGGCGGCTTGTCGCGCCCTTCCGGCGCACCGCCACCAGTTCAGCCCCAAGAAGTTCACCCAGCCTCAACTTCTGGCCTGCCTGGTGCTCAAGGAGTTCCTCCGCCTCGACTACCGCGGCTTGGCGGCGCACCTGGCGGACCACGCCGACCTGCGGGACCGGATCGGGCTGACGGTCGTCCCGCACTTCACCACGTTTCAGAAGGCCGCGCAACGCCTGCTGGCGTCGGTCCCGGGCCGCCGGATGTTCGACGCCGTGCTCGATCGGGCGCGGCAGGACGGGACGCTGAAGCGCCGCGTCCCGTTGGCGGCCGTCGACGGCACGGGGATGGAGTCGCGGCACGTCAGCCGCTACTACGCCAAGCGTCGCTCCGCCGGAGACTCCGACCCCGCCAGGACTTACGCGCATTATCCGAAGGTCGTCTTCGTGGTCGACTGCAAGAGCCATATGATCCTCTCGGCGGTCCCGGGGCGTGGCCCGGCGTCGGATCTGGTGCAGTTCGGCCGGGCCTGGACCCAGGCCGTGCGCCGCGCCCGGATCGACACGCTGCTGGCCGACGCCGACTTCGACGCCGAACGGGTCCACCGGGCCGTCCGGTCGCACGGCGTGCGGACGATCATCCCGCCGAAGCGGGGCCGGCCGACCGACAAGCCCCCCACGGGCTGGTGGCGGCGGGTGATGAAACAGCGGTTCGCCCGACTCAAACGCAAGTACGGTCAACGGTGGCAGGTGGAGACGGTGAACTCGATGCTCAAGCGGCGCTTGGGCTCGGCCCTCCGCGCGCGGAAGCATCCGACCCAGTGCCGCGAGATCGTCCTTCGGGCCATTACCCATAACGTCATGATTGTGCGACTACGGGTTTTCTACAGAGCAACAACCTGA
- a CDS encoding DUF1559 domain-containing protein, whose protein sequence is MAISSAPVRRGFTLLEVVVVVSILSLLTVLSLRAVQAAREAARSVQCTNNLKQIALSIQNYVAQCGYFPPVNVQTSSLGFKEGAAPSVHSFSALSRVMPWLDLGPAHNSANFMLFPDFPDGLSANQTVMTTHVSAFICPSDGARPVAGYGRCNYRFNIGVTQRIAPVPWDAASLGGAFTTHFDYRPSDIQDGLTNTSGVSELLQGDWVAGITRSKGDYALLDVETALRRDMTCDVAASLCSARGAGAVSFESRGGESWFLTGFHFSNYNHCATPNWVGGMCAFDLAIEPIHSRAIHDGVFGPSSRHGGIVHTSMLDGSVRSVRDGISLQVWRALGTRSGGEILDAGAASEP, encoded by the coding sequence ATGGCGATTTCGTCGGCTCCCGTCAGGCGTGGGTTCACGTTGTTAGAAGTCGTCGTCGTGGTCTCTATCCTCTCCCTGCTCACCGTGCTTTCGCTGCGTGCCGTCCAAGCCGCGAGGGAGGCGGCAAGAAGCGTTCAGTGCACGAACAACCTGAAGCAGATCGCACTGTCGATCCAGAACTACGTCGCCCAGTGCGGCTATTTCCCACCGGTCAACGTTCAGACGTCGAGTCTCGGCTTCAAAGAGGGCGCTGCGCCATCCGTTCACAGTTTCAGCGCTCTCAGTCGCGTCATGCCGTGGCTCGACTTGGGGCCGGCGCATAATTCCGCGAACTTCATGCTGTTCCCGGACTTCCCGGACGGGTTGTCCGCCAATCAGACGGTCATGACGACTCACGTATCTGCTTTCATATGTCCCTCAGATGGTGCACGGCCGGTGGCGGGTTATGGACGTTGCAACTACCGGTTCAATATCGGTGTCACGCAACGGATAGCTCCGGTGCCGTGGGACGCGGCGTCGTTGGGTGGAGCGTTCACAACCCATTTCGACTATCGTCCCTCCGATATCCAGGACGGCTTGACCAACACGTCGGGCGTTTCCGAACTGCTTCAAGGCGATTGGGTGGCGGGAATCACACGGTCGAAGGGCGACTACGCACTGTTGGACGTCGAGACGGCCCTCAGAAGGGACATGACCTGCGACGTCGCCGCCTCGCTGTGCTCGGCCCGGGGCGCGGGTGCGGTGTCGTTTGAGTCCCGAGGCGGTGAGAGTTGGTTCCTTACCGGCTTTCACTTCTCCAACTACAATCATTGCGCGACCCCGAACTGGGTAGGCGGCATGTGCGCGTTCGATCTCGCGATCGAGCCGATCCATTCGCGGGCCATACACGACGGAGTCTTCGGGCCCTCGAGCCGCCATGGTGGAATCGTCCATACGTCAATGTTGGATGGTAGCGTTCGGTCCGTGAGAGACGGCATATCGCTCCAGGTATGGAGGGCGCTCGGAACTCGATCGGGAGGCGAGATCTTGGATGCTGGTGCAGCCTCTGAACCTTGA
- a CDS encoding MarR family winged helix-turn-helix transcriptional regulator: protein MASGELERRIGKREPFGTREEAALLALLRTSDRVQAPFARLFREHGLTSAQYNVLRILRGEGKPTPILEIAERMLTATPGITGLIDRLEKLELVRRERCCSDRRVIFVAITPRATDLLKRLDEPVHDLHRRLLSHLGPADLKTLIRLLDAIREPIEDPAD from the coding sequence ATGGCTTCAGGGGAACTGGAACGACGGATCGGCAAGCGCGAGCCGTTCGGCACGCGGGAGGAGGCGGCGTTGCTGGCTCTCTTGCGGACGAGCGATCGGGTTCAGGCGCCGTTCGCGCGGTTGTTCCGCGAGCATGGGCTGACCTCGGCGCAGTACAACGTGCTGCGGATTCTGAGGGGCGAGGGCAAGCCGACGCCGATCCTCGAAATCGCCGAGCGGATGCTCACGGCGACGCCCGGGATCACGGGGCTGATCGACCGCCTGGAGAAGCTGGAGCTGGTCCGCCGCGAGCGATGTTGCAGCGACCGCCGGGTGATCTTCGTGGCGATCACCCCCAGGGCGACCGACCTCCTGAAGCGGCTCGACGAGCCGGTCCACGATCTGCATCGTCGGCTGCTGTCCCATCTGGGGCCGGCCGACCTCAAGACCCTGATCCGCCTGCTGGACGCGATTCGCGAGCCGATCGAAGATCCGGCCGACTGA
- a CDS encoding MFS transporter: protein MAMNSSECAAVQSRTSTDGAVFAVLAALSVSHLLNDTMQSLLPALYPVLSDRYRLSFTQVGLITFVFQVTASLLQPVVGFVTDRRPRPYSLASGMVFTLLGLLLLSVADSFPKILLAAGLVGVGSSVFHPEASRVARLASGGRHGFAQSLFQVGGNAGSALGPLLAAFVVVPWGQGSIAWCSIAALIAMALLFAVGQWYGNHLSALRANPRPASHAHRVDVSPARVKISIGILLLLVFSKYFYMASLSSYYTFYLIHRFGVSIEWAQVYLFIFLGSVAAGTLAGGPVGDRIGFKAVIWTSILGVLPFTLVLPYANLFWTAVLTVPIGVVLASAFSAIIVYAQELLPSRVGTVAGLFFGFAFGMGGLGAAVLGGLADRTSIEFVYQVCSFLPLVGLLTGFLPNLEKRPAKRSRREGIKNR, encoded by the coding sequence ATGGCGATGAATTCGAGCGAGTGTGCGGCGGTACAGTCACGGACGTCCACGGATGGAGCGGTGTTCGCGGTCCTGGCGGCCTTGAGTGTTTCGCATCTGCTCAACGACACCATGCAGTCGCTCCTGCCGGCGTTGTACCCGGTGCTGAGCGATCGGTACAGGCTCAGCTTCACGCAGGTCGGGCTGATCACGTTCGTCTTCCAGGTGACGGCCTCGCTGCTGCAACCGGTCGTCGGATTCGTCACCGATCGTCGTCCCCGGCCGTACTCGCTGGCTTCGGGGATGGTCTTCACGCTCCTCGGATTATTGCTGCTGTCGGTAGCGGATAGTTTCCCGAAGATCCTGCTGGCCGCCGGGCTGGTGGGCGTGGGATCGTCGGTGTTTCATCCCGAGGCGTCGCGCGTGGCGCGGCTGGCGTCGGGCGGCCGGCACGGGTTCGCGCAGTCGTTGTTCCAGGTCGGGGGCAACGCGGGCTCGGCGCTCGGGCCGCTGCTGGCCGCGTTCGTCGTCGTCCCCTGGGGCCAGGGGAGCATCGCCTGGTGCTCGATCGCCGCCCTGATCGCGATGGCCCTGCTGTTCGCCGTCGGCCAATGGTACGGAAACCACCTGTCGGCCCTGCGGGCGAACCCCCGCCCGGCGAGCCACGCGCATCGGGTCGACGTCTCACCCGCCCGGGTCAAGATTTCGATCGGCATCCTGCTCCTGCTGGTCTTCTCGAAGTACTTCTACATGGCCAGCCTGAGCAGTTACTACACCTTCTACCTGATCCACAGGTTCGGGGTCTCGATCGAGTGGGCACAGGTTTACCTGTTCATATTCCTCGGCTCGGTGGCGGCCGGGACGCTGGCCGGCGGGCCGGTCGGCGACCGGATCGGATTCAAGGCCGTGATCTGGACGTCGATCCTCGGCGTGCTGCCGTTCACGCTGGTCTTGCCTTATGCGAACCTGTTCTGGACGGCCGTCCTCACCGTGCCGATCGGGGTCGTCCTGGCGTCGGCGTTCTCGGCGATCATCGTCTACGCGCAGGAATTGCTCCCCAGCCGCGTCGGCACGGTCGCCGGCCTGTTCTTCGGCTTCGCGTTCGGCATGGGAGGCCTCGGCGCGGCCGTCCTTGGCGGCCTGGCCGACCGGACGAGCATCGAGTTCGTCTACCAGGTCTGCTCGTTCCTCCCCCTCGTCGGCCTGCTGACCGGCTTCCTGCCGAATCTGGAGAAACGACCGGCCAAGAGATCCCGAAGGGAGGGTATTAAAAATCGGTAA
- a CDS encoding DUF5658 family protein, whose amino-acid sequence MILLSLADLMVTYHLLKTGPAFYESNPVAQFFFARWNIAGMAVFKFSVVGFVVVAGEVVERHRPGLGRFVVLLGCLASGAVVCYGLRLALREIAG is encoded by the coding sequence TTGATCTTGCTGAGTCTGGCCGACCTGATGGTGACGTACCACTTGCTGAAGACGGGCCCGGCGTTCTACGAATCGAATCCGGTCGCGCAGTTCTTCTTCGCTCGCTGGAACATCGCCGGGATGGCGGTCTTCAAGTTCAGTGTGGTGGGCTTCGTCGTCGTCGCCGGCGAAGTCGTCGAGCGTCACCGCCCCGGCCTGGGCCGGTTCGTCGTCCTCCTCGGCTGCCTCGCCTCCGGCGCCGTGGTCTGCTACGGCCTCAGATTGGCGCTTAGAGAGATCGCCGGCTAG
- a CDS encoding HEAT repeat domain-containing protein, protein MPFGILSRTCSARLRTAFVLGIATALVPSLGGLARGATPKVPEGFQIRLIAAVPAVKYPCQLATAPDGSLFVGEDPMDQIGPADKPIDKVLLFRPGKEPVVFAENLSAIFGMLWHDGALYVMNMPNLTVLRDTDGDGKADQRTEIFKDMGVAAGFPNMLNDHIVSGIQIGIDNYLYIAVGDKGVPKATGPDGRTAQLKGGGVLRCRLDGTGLEVFSSGTRNHLEPNLDARDNLFTYDNTDDGLGWWTRVTHHVDGGYYGYPYDYHDRTDRMLPRMAEYGGGSPCGGLVYNEDAWPEKYRGRAFWTEWGKRTVRGFRFDPKGSSFQVGDVIDFVEPGEVEDFRPIDLALSHDGKTMYIADWSMGGWGNKKEKLGRVYAVTHKDADTTPRRLRGADSDPADRQIAQLDHPALTERKRAQAALTRLGKPALAAVTAALADDKTPPLAKRHLVWVVDAIAGGSPEAASPLIAALDSSTPDVRAQAARALSEHPTPKATSSLVSRLNDAEPSVRLQAIVALGRIGDSSAIPALTPIVADADVFLAYSARKALERIGDWPATARGLQSTDAKVRAGVLLTMERVYDKGAVSALAEFASSASHDPAERAKGLTFLSSACRKAPPWDGSWWGTQPARNKVPAKTVDWEGTPLVLDTIHRLLDAPAPAVRKAAAEAVADVSDKGAAVLLRPRFEKEADLGVRSAFARTLGALGDKESLPALASALRDAHNPDPVRDAALDAVKAIGGDQATKVLLDVLADKSLSVDRQKVVIAALGKFKADAAVSALVQSLGNSTPTVRDAAVGALASVLGSQKGGPSASGVEAIRKRLDDPSAEVRKRAVEAIGALKDRASIPALIAAADREDTRFEAVEALAAMPDLAAFQVYLRALGDKSPDLRRHGARAVGQLRDRAIPILEQLAKRNELPAAALPELRTVFDGLEPILKWKVIGPFPIKDATPFPTDQPIDLKASFKGVDEKDASWKSAAAADPKGQIDLGRIYGHDDDRAAFGYVEIDSPTDRTATMAVGSDDTLTVWVDGKQVYDFSDRRGFTAEESKFEVKLKQGKNAILIRCGNRGGPWQFSASVAGAADYAFLKGPSAAAFDPEAYRAEALKGKGSPESGRALFADLKGLACIKCHAVGKEGGAVGPELSSVGAKYPRDEIIASVLFPSAKISSGFESIVLALADGRVLTGVVKNETPEAVEIQDVDAHLIRVEKEEIEDRKRSDVSIMPPGLAEGISPADFADLIAYLETLKQPPAPENAPAPKTSDAKPLGLFEGQADVGRVRLAGAAAFDEKKGSYAISGAGENMWFAADAFQFVWRQAKGDLTLDADVAFEGAGKNPHRKAVLMIRQSLDADSAYADVALHGDGLTSLQFRDGRGANTHEIQAGVKGPERLRIEKRGGVVRMWVGSHGSDLGFSGAAQKIAFTEPFYVGLGVCSHENDVVERAVFTNVAINTDPPKTGAKPKLYSALETQSIASTDRRVVYVAPGRFEAPNWLPGGRAILFNGDGRIHRIDVAGGAPSAVDTGFAVRCNNDHGVSPDGRSLAISDQSQGDRKSRIYMLPLAGGTPRLVTPEAPSYWHGWSPDAATLAYCAERGGEFDVYTRPAAGGAETRLTTAKGLDDGPEYAPDGSWIYFNSDRTGRMQIWKMKPDGTDQSQVTSDEFNNWFPHVSPDGRKLAFLSYDKSVSGHPADKDVAVRLLDLATGTVSVLARVFGGQGTLNVNSWSPDGRNIAFVTYQMIP, encoded by the coding sequence ATGCCGTTTGGAATCCTCTCGCGGACGTGTTCCGCACGCCTGCGCACGGCCTTCGTTCTCGGAATCGCGACCGCTCTCGTTCCGAGCCTCGGCGGGCTCGCCCGAGGGGCGACGCCGAAGGTCCCCGAGGGGTTCCAGATCCGCCTGATCGCGGCGGTGCCGGCCGTGAAGTATCCGTGCCAGCTCGCCACCGCGCCCGACGGCTCGCTGTTCGTCGGCGAGGACCCGATGGACCAGATCGGGCCGGCGGACAAGCCGATCGACAAGGTCCTGCTGTTCCGGCCCGGCAAGGAGCCGGTCGTCTTCGCCGAGAACCTGAGCGCGATCTTCGGCATGCTCTGGCACGACGGCGCCCTCTACGTCATGAACATGCCGAACCTGACCGTGCTCCGCGACACCGACGGCGACGGCAAGGCCGACCAGCGCACCGAGATCTTCAAAGACATGGGCGTGGCCGCCGGCTTCCCCAACATGCTCAACGACCACATCGTTTCGGGCATCCAGATCGGCATCGACAATTACCTGTACATCGCCGTCGGCGACAAGGGGGTCCCCAAGGCGACGGGCCCCGACGGCCGCACGGCCCAGCTCAAGGGGGGCGGCGTGCTCCGCTGCCGGCTCGACGGCACGGGCCTGGAGGTGTTCTCGTCGGGTACCCGCAACCACCTGGAGCCGAACCTCGACGCCCGCGACAACCTGTTCACATACGACAACACCGACGACGGCCTCGGCTGGTGGACCCGCGTGACCCACCACGTCGACGGCGGTTATTACGGCTATCCATACGACTACCACGACCGCACCGACCGCATGCTGCCGCGGATGGCCGAGTACGGCGGCGGCTCGCCGTGCGGCGGTCTCGTCTACAACGAAGACGCCTGGCCCGAGAAATACCGGGGCCGGGCCTTCTGGACCGAGTGGGGCAAGCGCACCGTGCGCGGCTTTCGGTTCGATCCCAAGGGGTCGAGCTTCCAGGTCGGCGACGTGATCGACTTCGTCGAGCCCGGCGAGGTCGAGGACTTCCGGCCGATCGACCTGGCCCTCTCGCACGACGGCAAGACGATGTACATCGCCGACTGGTCGATGGGGGGCTGGGGCAACAAGAAAGAGAAGCTCGGCCGCGTCTACGCCGTGACCCACAAAGACGCCGACACGACCCCCCGCCGGCTCCGGGGCGCCGACTCCGACCCGGCCGACCGCCAGATCGCCCAGCTCGACCACCCGGCCCTCACCGAGCGGAAGCGCGCCCAGGCCGCGCTGACCCGCCTGGGCAAGCCGGCGCTGGCCGCCGTGACGGCCGCCCTGGCCGACGATAAGACGCCTCCCCTCGCCAAGCGACACCTCGTCTGGGTCGTCGACGCCATCGCCGGCGGCTCGCCCGAGGCCGCCTCGCCGCTGATCGCCGCGCTCGACTCGTCCACGCCCGACGTCCGCGCCCAGGCCGCCCGCGCGCTCAGCGAGCACCCGACGCCGAAAGCGACCTCCTCGCTGGTCAGCCGGCTCAACGACGCCGAGCCCTCCGTCCGGCTCCAGGCGATCGTGGCGCTGGGGAGGATCGGCGACTCGTCGGCGATCCCGGCCCTGACGCCGATCGTCGCCGACGCCGACGTCTTCCTCGCCTACTCGGCCCGCAAGGCGCTCGAGCGGATCGGCGACTGGCCGGCGACCGCCCGGGGGCTCCAGTCGACCGACGCCAAGGTCCGCGCCGGGGTCTTGCTGACGATGGAGCGGGTCTACGACAAGGGCGCCGTCTCGGCCCTGGCCGAATTCGCGTCGTCGGCCTCGCACGATCCGGCCGAGCGGGCGAAAGGGCTGACGTTCCTGTCGTCGGCCTGCCGCAAGGCGCCGCCGTGGGACGGAAGCTGGTGGGGCACCCAGCCGGCGCGGAACAAGGTGCCGGCGAAGACGGTCGACTGGGAAGGCACTCCGCTGGTCCTCGACACGATCCACCGGCTTCTCGACGCCCCCGCGCCGGCCGTCCGCAAGGCCGCCGCCGAGGCGGTCGCCGACGTTTCCGACAAGGGCGCGGCGGTGTTGTTGCGTCCCCGGTTCGAGAAGGAGGCCGACCTCGGCGTCCGCTCGGCCTTCGCCCGGACCCTGGGAGCGCTCGGCGATAAAGAATCGCTGCCGGCGCTCGCCTCGGCCCTCCGCGACGCCCACAACCCCGATCCGGTCCGCGACGCGGCTCTGGACGCCGTCAAGGCGATCGGCGGCGACCAGGCGACGAAGGTCCTGCTCGACGTGCTCGCCGACAAGAGTTTGAGCGTCGACCGCCAGAAGGTCGTGATCGCCGCGCTCGGCAAGTTCAAGGCCGACGCCGCGGTCTCGGCCCTCGTCCAGTCGCTCGGCAACTCGACCCCAACCGTCCGCGACGCGGCCGTCGGCGCGCTCGCCTCGGTGCTCGGATCGCAGAAAGGCGGACCGTCCGCTTCGGGCGTCGAGGCGATCCGGAAACGGCTCGACGACCCGTCGGCCGAGGTCCGCAAGCGGGCCGTCGAGGCGATCGGCGCCCTCAAGGACCGCGCTTCGATCCCCGCGTTGATCGCGGCGGCCGACCGTGAAGACACCCGGTTCGAGGCCGTCGAAGCCCTCGCCGCGATGCCCGACCTCGCCGCCTTCCAGGTCTATCTGCGAGCCCTCGGCGACAAGAGCCCCGACCTCCGCCGCCACGGCGCCCGCGCCGTCGGCCAGCTCCGCGACCGGGCGATCCCGATCCTGGAACAGCTCGCGAAGCGGAACGAACTGCCGGCGGCGGCCCTGCCCGAGCTGCGCACCGTGTTCGACGGCCTCGAACCGATCCTCAAGTGGAAGGTGATCGGACCGTTCCCGATCAAGGACGCGACGCCGTTCCCGACCGATCAGCCGATCGACCTGAAAGCCTCGTTCAAGGGCGTCGACGAGAAAGACGCGTCGTGGAAGTCGGCCGCCGCCGCCGATCCGAAAGGCCAGATCGACCTGGGCCGGATTTACGGGCACGACGACGACCGGGCGGCGTTCGGTTACGTCGAGATCGACAGCCCGACCGACCGCACCGCGACGATGGCCGTGGGCTCCGACGACACCCTGACCGTCTGGGTCGACGGCAAGCAAGTTTACGACTTCTCAGACCGCCGGGGCTTCACGGCCGAGGAGTCGAAGTTCGAGGTCAAGCTGAAGCAGGGCAAGAACGCGATCCTGATTCGCTGCGGCAATCGAGGCGGCCCCTGGCAGTTCTCGGCGTCGGTCGCCGGCGCGGCGGATTACGCGTTCCTGAAGGGTCCCTCGGCCGCGGCGTTCGACCCCGAGGCCTACCGGGCCGAGGCCCTCAAGGGAAAGGGTTCGCCCGAGAGCGGCCGGGCGCTGTTCGCGGACCTGAAGGGGCTCGCGTGCATCAAGTGCCACGCCGTCGGCAAGGAAGGGGGCGCGGTCGGCCCCGAGCTGTCGAGCGTCGGCGCCAAGTACCCGCGCGACGAGATCATCGCCTCGGTCCTCTTCCCCTCGGCCAAGATCTCCAGCGGCTTCGAGTCCATCGTGCTGGCCCTGGCCGACGGCCGGGTGCTCACCGGCGTCGTCAAGAACGAGACCCCCGAGGCCGTCGAGATCCAGGACGTCGACGCCCACCTGATCCGGGTCGAGAAGGAGGAAATCGAGGACCGCAAGCGGAGCGACGTCTCGATCATGCCTCCCGGCCTGGCCGAGGGGATCAGCCCGGCCGACTTCGCCGACCTGATCGCCTACCTGGAGACGCTCAAGCAGCCGCCGGCCCCCGAGAACGCCCCCGCGCCGAAGACGTCCGACGCCAAGCCGCTCGGCCTCTTCGAAGGTCAGGCCGACGTCGGCCGCGTGCGGCTCGCGGGCGCCGCGGCCTTCGATGAAAAGAAAGGCTCTTACGCAATCTCGGGCGCCGGCGAGAACATGTGGTTCGCCGCCGATGCGTTCCAGTTCGTCTGGCGGCAGGCGAAGGGCGACCTGACGCTCGACGCCGACGTCGCCTTCGAGGGCGCGGGCAAGAACCCCCACCGCAAGGCCGTGCTGATGATCCGCCAGAGCCTCGACGCCGACTCGGCCTACGCCGACGTCGCGCTGCACGGCGACGGCCTCACGTCGCTCCAGTTCCGCGACGGTCGGGGGGCGAACACGCACGAGATCCAGGCGGGTGTCAAGGGCCCCGAACGACTGCGGATCGAGAAGCGCGGCGGGGTCGTCCGCATGTGGGTCGGGTCTCATGGTTCGGACCTCGGTTTCTCGGGCGCGGCGCAGAAGATCGCCTTCACCGAGCCGTTCTACGTCGGCCTCGGCGTCTGCTCGCACGAGAACGACGTCGTCGAGCGGGCCGTGTTCACGAACGTCGCGATCAACACCGACCCGCCCAAGACCGGGGCCAAACCGAAGCTCTACAGCGCGCTCGAAACCCAGTCGATCGCCTCGACCGACCGTCGCGTGGTGTATGTCGCGCCCGGGAGGTTCGAGGCCCCCAACTGGCTCCCCGGCGGCCGCGCGATCCTGTTCAACGGCGACGGCCGGATTCACCGGATCGACGTCGCCGGAGGCGCGCCGAGCGCCGTCGACACGGGCTTCGCGGTCCGCTGCAACAACGACCACGGCGTCTCGCCCGACGGCCGCTCGCTGGCGATCAGCGACCAGTCGCAGGGGGATCGCAAGTCGCGGATCTACATGCTGCCGCTCGCCGGCGGGACACCCAGACTCGTCACCCCCGAGGCGCCGTCGTACTGGCACGGCTGGTCGCCCGACGCCGCGACCCTCGCCTACTGCGCCGAGCGCGGCGGCGAGTTCGACGTCTACACCAGGCCCGCTGCGGGGGGTGCCGAGACCCGCCTGACGACCGCCAAGGGGCTCGACGACGGTCCCGAATACGCGCCCGACGGTAGTTGGATCTATTTCAATTCGGATCGCACCGGGCGGATGCAGATCTGGAAGATGAAGCCAGACGGGACCGATCAGAGTCAGGTCACGTCGGACGAGTTCAACAACTGGTTCCCGCACGTCTCGCCCGACGGCCGGAAGCTGGCGTTCCTCTCCTACGACAAGTCGGTGAGCGGGCATCCCGCCGACAAGGACGTCGCCGTGCGGCTGCTGGACCTCGCGACCGGGACCGTCTCGGTCCTCGCCCGCGTCTTCGGCGGCCAGGGGACGCTGAACGTCAACTCGTGGTCGCCCGACGGCCGGAACATCGCCTTCGTGACCTACCAGATGATCCCCTGA